Proteins found in one Lycium ferocissimum isolate CSIRO_LF1 chromosome 6, AGI_CSIRO_Lferr_CH_V1, whole genome shotgun sequence genomic segment:
- the LOC132060452 gene encoding heavy metal-associated isoprenylated plant protein 6-like, with product MGGCKTEETTTMVLEVDLQCCSCYKKVKKILCKFPQIRDQLYDEKANTVTITVVCCNPEKIRDKLCSKGCRVIKCIKIKRPKPGKVDPLPGKVDPPPGNVDPGKIDPPPGKVDPEKVDPPLQPPPSTPQLIAVRKECRKFHTLSCARELAVTVKELNLSRKNEEFAFA from the exons ATGGGTGGTTGCAAGACTGAGGAG ACCACTACTATGGTGCTCGAGGTTGATCTTCAATGTTGCAGCTGCTACAAGAAGGTTAAAAAAATTCTCTGTAAATTCCCTC AAATTAGAGACCAGCTATATGATGAGAAGGCCAATACAGTCACAATTACTGTGGTATGTTGCAATCCTGAGAAAATTCGTGACAAATTGTGTAGTAAAGGATGTAGAGTGATTAAGTGCATTAAAATCAAAAGGCCTAAACCAGGAAAGGTTGATCCACTACCAGGAAAGGTTGATCCACCACCAGGAAATGTTGATCCAGGAAAGATTGATCCACCACCAGGAAAGGTTGATCCAGAAAAGGTTGATCCACCACTACAACCACCACCATCAACACCACAGCTC ATTGCGGTTCGTAAAGAATGTCGAAAATTTCACACCTTATCATGTGCAAGAGAGTTGGCAGTGACAGTAAAGGAACTAAATTTGTCGAGAAAAAATGAGGAATTCGCATTTGCTTGA